GAGAGCAGCTAAGAAGCACTGCAATGTAATATGTAGGAACTCATAGCATTTACTGCTGGCCAGGGACATATCTTTGCTTTGAATGAGAAAGCCCATGCAGATATCTGATTCAGTAACACCGCATGTCTCCATGTCTGTGACTGAAAAGATATAACTGGAGTTTGATATTCCCTCAAAGGCAAGCTGTCCAAGATGCAAGACTGTCCCAAGGTTCTCCTGCAGCCAATTCACTCCTATGGCACTCTTAACGGTGCTGTGGTGCTGGAAAAAGTGTTGTAAGATCATCAGGTAAACATCAGTGATTGTTTGCAGGCTTCCCTCACCACATCCAAGCAGCTCCTTATGGCACTGTGAGACTATCCAACAGAGAACTGGACTGTGGCACAGTCCAAGTAAAGCTGTATTTGCCTGTAGTGATTCTAAGACTTTGGCAGCCTCATTTGGATCACTGTGATGTTTTCTCACAAAGCAGTCAATGCCAGATGGGGAAAAGCCTTTCAAATGGATCTCTTTGTGTAAGTGTTTCTTCAAAGCAGGACCCACTGCCTCTGGACGACTTGTGACAACCTTTCTCACTCCTTTCATAAGAGAACCCTGGATTAAGTTAAATAATAGTACATGAACAGGTGCACGCTGGCTGGGGCAGCAAATCCTATGTTCGTCCACAAAGCATTGTTTGAGCTCATCTAGACCATCAAAGGTGAAGAGGACAAGATGAGGGTGGTCCAGAATGAACTGGAAGATCTCCTCCTGCCCCCTGTCTGGCCAACAGCAGTGCTGAAACAGCAGCTCTTGTACTGACAGATCCCTTTGCTCTGAGTTCAACCTGCGACAGCTGAAtggaaacagaaggagaaagtCCTGGAGGACCTTCCCTTGAGCCCAAAGAAGGTGTAGCCTCTGGAGCCAGGTGCTctttccacttcctgcttccccGGATGCCAGCACTGTGTCTGCATCATCGTTTACCGACCCCACAGGTCCAATTATTTCCTCGAAGCCCATAAATTTGTAGTTATCAGCACTGTTGTTCGGCAGCTCCATCTGAACTTCAGTGTAGATGTCATCTAAGGGCATGTGGCTGGTCCCTCCATAAGTACTAAGGAAGCGGGACTGTGCCGACACAGAGCTTCTCAATTTCTTCTGGTATTTCACAAATTCTGAGGGAAAACAGGGAGATatacacaaaatgtgaaacatagTAAACCCCAATGAGTTTGTATTGATGAGTGTCATTTTCTGCAGGGAATGTTCTGAACTGACATAAGCTGAAAGACCAATCAGCAAGAGGGAAGCAAAAACGCCAACTATTACACAAAAGGTCAGAATATAGTTTATAAATGCACTCAGGAACAGTGACCTTAATTTCTACTCACATGTTATGGGATTTGATGAAGTATTTTGTCCCAATATATTATTTCACAAATAGAAACAGATTGAAGCAATATGATTGGACCATTAGTTGCTTCACATTTCATCTGATTTCTTTACTTATTAAACTGTAAAGTCCATAATGTTATTCAAACTATCTCCACTAccattttattgaatttgtttgtttttttttgtttgtgtctttacGATATTTtattgacacatttttaaaaaggaaccACGCCTGAAAATTTAACCACTGTAGTCAACATACCTTTAGTTAGGCTTGGGTTTGTCTGCTCCAGGCTTGATTCAGATTCTAGGCTTTGCTGAACATACTTCAGGACTACCAAAGACGCCAACTCTCCTTTGGATCTGACATGATCAAGTAGACGTCTTGcctgtaaaaacaacagaaacattcataTCACAAAAACAGACCTTGACTTAAATAGATAAAACCACAAAAGTTTCTCAGGTGTcatgtgaacattttaaaatagaaagatGGTCATATggtgaaatgtacaaaaatatcaTTTGACAGTGAGCCAAGGATCACTTTTAGTGTCATATCTCTAAAATTTTGAAGGAAACACCAGTTCCAGGTACCAGTTTGACATTTACTGCAAAGGGACAGGCATATATGTACATCATAACAGTAATAGGCATTTAATGAATGCATGTGGTGATCATGTGTTTTAGCTATAGATGGTTTTtataagcaggaaaaaaaactctccaAAACAACATGTCTCTGTGTGGATAAGAAGTCTATTAACTACTATGAAGCTGTGAGTCTTCCATATAGTTATTATCATTCTATCACACCATAGAATGAGCCACTCAGTCACCAGTTGTTGGACATTGTCCTATAAAATTTTGTGGTAAAGAGCAGAATTCATGCCATCATGAGTCATATTTCATAGGCATACATGTCCTGGTCCAGAAGCAGCACCTCAGCCCCACACCACCACCACTTTAGGCAGTTGATGATGTTCTCTTTCTGAAATACTGTCGTTGTTTTACACCTGATGTAGAAGGACCCATATTGTCCAAAAGCTTCACTTTTGTCTTGTCactcaaaagtttattttaccaAAGTGTTGGGGATCATCATATCTTTTGTGACAAATCTGAAATTTAAGCCttggttttcattttgacaagCGGTGACTTTTGCTTTGGAACTGTCCCCAGTCTTGTGCTCTTTTTTGACCTTAGTTGAGGTAAATGATACCTATAATGCTTTTAATGGTGTTCTTGGTTCTTTTGTGGTCCCCTCGACTCCCCAAATATATCCTCAATGTGCTTTGGCGTTGGGAGGGTCTGCCACTCTTAAGGTGCTtcattacttttcattttttcctcttttggcGATGCTAACTGGAGTCactaaacatttgaaatggaTTTGTAATCCTTTACCTTTAAATATCAATAGAAGCCAATcacactgttttcattttaattaattcaagAATAACGAGAGGGGTTGGTTACTTCATTTGTAGGTTGGTTTGGGCAGGCTTTtttccttaataaataaaatcataatatgaTTTTTCGatgatatttttgtttgatattaaaatttgtttgatgatatgaaacatgttaattatccaaaaaaagcaaataatacAAATGATTTTTCATAGCacatattttcagacttttgtgttttctcactGTACCTGTTGAGAGGGAGTGTAAATAGGCAGCTGAATTCCATCACAATCTGTGGAGGAAAAGTGACCTGATTCAACAAGCACTCTCAGAGCACCATCAATACAGTCTTGTAGCTTGAGGACGAGTTCTGGCCTTTGAGTCAAGAGTTCATCAGTGGGCGTTCTCTGAGGCTTTTCTCTGAAATCTAAAGTGGAATGACATCTGGGCGAGAAGAAAGCGTCACCCAGAGCTTCTGGTAAGATCTGTTTAACCGCATTGAAGAAGAGCTCACAGCTGGCTGAACCTTTTGTATAAACCAAGTCAAGCAGTTGCCTTGCATTGCTGTATAGAGCTCTTCCTGGTACCAGAACATTCTGGCAGTCCTCCCATCCGAGCTCCCCTTGGGCAAGCAGCATGTCCATGACTCTTTCTAGATGTTCGACAGACCCACTGCTGCAGAGGGCATGGAGAATTTCAGCACGTCGTTTCAGTAAAAGCTCCTGGGGCAAGCATGCCTTCATAATGTCAGCTCCCATGCCTGTGGCAGTAAGCTTGATCCTCTGCTGCCTCTGGAGTCACATCCTGTCGCAGCAAGCATAATTGTGGTTATAATCTACACCGAGAACTTCTCCGTAAAGTTTAGCTTTCCCATCAGATGACTTTCACACACAAGCATGAACGATATTTTTTGTTGGGACACACACTTCATTCCattctattttgttttacaaatatacaAAACTCTTAacaagaaatgaacaaaatttgcCTTTCAAGACTTTCACAACACAACAAAGTTGGTAAAAAGGAATAGTAGGCTACTCACTGTAAGGTTTCAACCACTGACTTCTTTTCTCTCCATTTGTTATTTAGGCAGATATGTTTAAGAGCTTAAGACCTGCCCCTTCCTCATTCCACACGTGAAAGCGAAACTCCCTCTGATGCCGTGTATGTCAAGTGGAACGATGTTTAGGGGATGTTTTAGTTACTCATCTGAAACATCCCCTAAAACACAAGCCTTATTAACTGGAAAGGTAACACGATGATGTCATTTGCCTGATGATTTTTGAAGCAAGTACTATGTAATATTTAGAGGAAGTTTGCCACCTGGTAAAGCCTTTTGTTGTGATGTAGTGACATTTCAATATCTTCTTGTAGATGTTTGCAGCACAATTATAGTGAAGTAAATTAGGAGGAGCTAAAGGGAAAACACTAGATGTTTAGATttgttcaaaaaagaaaataagcaaactGAATGTCTGAGATACACACTACTTGTAGTTTTGGGTTGGAGCCACATGATGGAAGTGTTGCATAAAAGAACGTTCAGAATCTTGGGACCTTTTATTGTTAATTCctctttttacatttccttgTTTCTATTTTCAATTATGTAATTTCCTTTCTGCGTGTTTGT
This genomic interval from Gambusia affinis linkage group LG02, SWU_Gaff_1.0, whole genome shotgun sequence contains the following:
- the nod2 gene encoding nucleotide-binding oligomerization domain-containing protein 2 — its product is MGADIMKACLPQELLLKRRAEILHALCSSGSVEHLERVMDMLLAQGELGWEDCQNVLVPGRALYSNARQLLDLVYTKGSASCELFFNAVKQILPEALGDAFFSPRCHSTLDFREKPQRTPTDELLTQRPELVLKLQDCIDGALRVLVESGHFSSTDCDGIQLPIYTPSQQARRLLDHVRSKGELASLVVLKYVQQSLESESSLEQTNPSLTKEFVKYQKKLRSSVSAQSRFLSTYGGTSHMPLDDIYTEVQMELPNNSADNYKFMGFEEIIGPVGSVNDDADTVLASGEAGSGKSTWLQRLHLLWAQGKVLQDFLLLFPFSCRRLNSEQRDLSVQELLFQHCCWPDRGQEEIFQFILDHPHLVLFTFDGLDELKQCFVDEHRICCPSQRAPVHVLLFNLIQGSLMKGVRKVVTSRPEAVGPALKKHLHKEIHLKGFSPSGIDCFVRKHHSDPNEAAKVLESLQANTALLGLCHSPVLCWIVSQCHKELLGCGEGSLQTITDVYLMILQHFFQHHSTVKSAIGVNWLQENLGTVLHLGQLAFEGISNSSYIFSVTDMETCGVTESDICMGFLIQSKDMSLASSKCYEFLHITLQCFLAALFAILSRNTGCSAISKLFELQEMKKKRLRGTCFGACLNSTNIPNIVEEHSIMAETPNLQITATFVSGLLSQRYQKLWIQCSSSVLVEKKTKQAEKCLSKGMQQHFRSIPQPMQEEKKSMHAMPEFVWLIKCIYEMQNIRLAKDAMSKLEAEHLKLTYCNIGPVECTALAYVLQHLKNPVGIQLDNNSVGDVGVEQLLPCMHICNSLYLRNNNITDEGIRKLIDKVIHLPNFQKIALFNNRLTDACTKHFSYLLKTRQNFLSLRLGNNNITAEGAKQLAEGLKFNHSLQYLGLWGNKIGNEGAEALANALQNSESIVWLSLVGNDVGSAGACAMSNIIRNSTSLEELWLTENCITRTGVESLTEALKHNRHVKSVWLKNNDLTSAEIEEMQQTDSRLVF